In Pseudomonas fakonensis, one DNA window encodes the following:
- a CDS encoding response regulator encodes MTQPAEPSHERLKQHFAQRVIHQARQILEIWQRLQRGEWSSADLGELCEANLRLQRYAERFEQPEHGSLSQAIGNTLRAIEANSARLNSELIGELNRLMQRLSRTGLRKGDQLDNVPLPPLRKPVYIVLQDHDRAERLAQQLEFFGLGVQALYSTEAFQASMSERLPSAIVMDVDFSGPGVGLQLAAQAQQGLEQHIPLLFFSLHETDTTTRLAAVRAGGQEFLTGTLEASSLLEKVELLTSATQYEPFRVLVIDDSRAQALHTERTLNSAGIITRTLTEPIRTMSELADFQPDLIILDMYMPECTGTELAKVIRHNDRYVSVPIIYLSAEDDLDKQLDAMSEGGDDFLTKPIRARHLVTTVRNRAARARHLKARMVRDSLTGLYNHTHILQLLEDCSFRARREAQPLSFAMLDIDHFKKINDRHGHPMGDRVIKSLALFLKQRLRKTDFIGRYGGEEFAIVMPNTTLEAAHKVLDEIRRRFAEIHYPAQPHDLQCTFSAGVVQLDGELDAPSMASAADEALYRAKHAGRNCVVRVDL; translated from the coding sequence ATGACCCAGCCAGCCGAGCCGAGCCACGAGCGCCTCAAGCAGCACTTCGCCCAACGGGTCATCCATCAGGCCCGGCAGATTCTCGAGATCTGGCAGCGCCTGCAACGTGGCGAATGGTCGAGCGCCGACCTGGGCGAGCTGTGCGAAGCCAACCTGCGCCTGCAACGCTACGCCGAACGCTTCGAACAGCCCGAGCACGGCAGCCTGTCGCAGGCCATCGGCAACACGCTGCGGGCCATCGAGGCCAACAGCGCGCGGCTGAACTCCGAACTGATCGGCGAACTCAACCGCCTGATGCAACGCCTGTCGCGCACCGGCCTGCGCAAGGGCGACCAACTCGACAACGTGCCCCTGCCGCCACTGCGCAAACCGGTGTACATCGTGCTGCAGGATCACGACCGCGCCGAACGCCTGGCCCAGCAGCTGGAGTTCTTCGGCTTGGGCGTGCAGGCGCTGTACAGCACCGAAGCGTTCCAGGCGTCGATGAGCGAGCGGCTGCCATCAGCCATCGTCATGGACGTCGACTTCAGCGGCCCGGGCGTCGGCCTGCAACTGGCAGCCCAGGCCCAGCAAGGGCTGGAGCAGCACATCCCGCTGCTGTTCTTCAGCCTGCACGAAACCGACACCACCACCCGCCTGGCAGCGGTGCGCGCAGGCGGCCAGGAGTTTCTCACCGGCACCCTGGAAGCCTCGAGCCTGCTTGAGAAGGTCGAGCTGCTGACCAGCGCCACCCAGTACGAGCCGTTTCGCGTGCTGGTGATCGACGACTCCCGCGCCCAGGCCCTGCACACCGAACGCACGCTCAACAGCGCCGGCATCATCACCCGCACCCTCACCGAGCCGATCCGCACCATGAGCGAGCTGGCGGACTTCCAGCCCGACCTGATCATCCTCGACATGTACATGCCCGAGTGCACCGGCACCGAGCTTGCCAAGGTGATCCGCCACAACGACCGCTATGTCAGCGTGCCAATCATCTACCTGTCGGCCGAGGACGACCTGGACAAGCAGCTGGATGCCATGAGCGAGGGCGGCGACGACTTTCTCACCAAGCCGATCCGCGCCCGCCACCTGGTCACCACCGTGCGCAACCGCGCCGCCCGCGCCCGCCACCTCAAGGCGCGCATGGTCCGCGACAGCCTTACCGGGCTGTACAACCACACCCATATCCTGCAACTGCTCGAGGACTGCAGCTTCCGCGCCCGCCGCGAAGCGCAGCCACTGAGCTTTGCCATGCTCGACATCGACCACTTCAAGAAGATCAACGACCGCCACGGCCACCCCATGGGCGACCGGGTAATCAAAAGCCTGGCGCTGTTTCTCAAGCAGCGCCTGCGCAAGACCGACTTCATCGGCCGCTACGGCGGCGAGGAATTCGCCATCGTCATGCCCAACACCACGCTGGAAGCGGCGCACAAGGTGCTGGACGAGATCCGCCGGCGCTTCGCCGAGATCCACTACCCGGCCCAGCCCCACGACCTGCAATGCACCTTCAGCGCCGGGGTGGTGCAACTGGACGGCGAGCTGGATGCACCGAGCATGGCCAGCGCGGCTGACGAGGCGCTGTACCGGGCCAAGCATGCCGGGCGCAACTGCGTGGTGCGGGTGGATCTTTAA
- a CDS encoding methyl-accepting chemotaxis protein — protein sequence MSSALHDGAERQAGDTAQIRDALGELEATIQQVAGDASAAADASRDAGRAVEQGQAVIGQSLSGLRSLVDEVQGNARMIEQLAEESATIGGVLTVIRSIAEQTNLLALNAAIEAARAGEMGRGFAVVADEVRSLAQRTTGATGEIQALIDRLQQAARDSVEGMRTQLEHAEATADQAQSADGALDEIVTAIRTIADTAVRIADVTAQQTGAVSEIRDHSERIHELGGDNLQRIGEGREQGEQLLKLGGELNTAVRAFRL from the coding sequence ATGAGCAGCGCCCTGCACGACGGCGCCGAGCGCCAGGCCGGCGATACCGCACAGATTCGCGACGCCCTGGGTGAGCTGGAGGCAACCATCCAGCAGGTGGCCGGCGACGCCAGCGCCGCCGCCGACGCCAGCCGCGATGCCGGCCGCGCCGTCGAGCAGGGCCAGGCGGTGATCGGCCAGAGCCTGTCGGGCCTGCGTTCGCTGGTGGACGAGGTGCAGGGCAACGCGCGCATGATCGAACAACTGGCCGAGGAGTCGGCCACCATCGGCGGCGTGCTGACGGTGATCCGCTCGATTGCCGAACAGACCAACCTGCTGGCACTGAACGCCGCCATCGAGGCAGCCCGGGCCGGCGAGATGGGCCGCGGCTTTGCCGTGGTCGCCGACGAAGTACGCTCGCTGGCCCAGCGCACCACCGGGGCCACCGGCGAAATCCAGGCGCTGATCGACCGCTTGCAGCAAGCTGCCCGCGATTCGGTTGAAGGCATGCGCACCCAGCTCGAGCACGCCGAGGCCACCGCCGACCAGGCGCAATCGGCCGACGGCGCACTGGACGAGATCGTCACCGCCATCCGCACCATCGCCGATACCGCCGTGCGCATTGCCGACGTGACCGCGCAACAGACCGGCGCGGTGAGCGAGATTCGCGACCACAGCGAGCGCATTCACGAGTTGGGCGGGGACAACCTGCAGCGCATTGGCGAGGGGCGTGAGCAGGGCGAGCAGTTGCTCAAGCTGGGCGGTGAGCTCAATACCGCGGTGCGCGCGTTCCGCTTGTAA